The Danio rerio strain Tuebingen ecotype United States chromosome 1, GRCz12tu, whole genome shotgun sequence genome includes a region encoding these proteins:
- the herc56.4 gene encoding E3 ISG15--protein ligase HERC5.4 (The RefSeq protein has 3 substitutions compared to this genomic sequence): MLCYWGAQVREGFGLVKPEQVRHGNWGIKFCPSSAVQDISAGKSCIGFIREGKVSVLRLHNEDADEKLEPLQLQNERIRSIVCGEAGAVLLADDGKVLIMDQSTVCRPLKSLENRQVIQIACGDQHSMALSNDGQLFVWGENTHGQLGLRKEQAGTQSPQHLQSLCEIPVAQISAGGNHSFVLSLSGVVFGWGSNSAGQLGLGDTKDRFVPTIVKSLCGKKTVSISCGGEHTATLSKGGTVFTFGSGGFGQLGHNSLKDEHHPRLIAELWGSKVSQVTCGRHHTLVFEESSKLIYSFGCGMQGQLGNGEQVKQSVPLPVLLPTECTEFTMEKLITGEHHSFALFFKNPGNESEKPKSGSNGGILTLNDRMIDRWVSESDPWPTVKNEINTVFSSAASLNGSFLKTSRDEHYQTSVEHCGLDFDLVKTSFAKLFASKSLISEVVQQTLLPSLNPNPTGVEALRLYLLLPELINGLKKQRTKLIEALASKILELNSAARKVLEMYWSRLPDDWFERLIKLFHKESTDLIDQICDETDHQSTRHLKNILEILQMAYQISCSTDITHHDFIIHKINDLLDLLQTITADLLRMELYMQINEDFHDMVKLEEYYFRTVKILVKFPFASDFITKQRMFNLLQEECFRNVPNLAMGNSFSNLLHINRESVLTDTLQYLRQNTHSFMHPLQVAFIGEDGIDMRGLSAEFFSLISKSFIEWDKKILEVHESSLVWFNPHHTRGNKNFYYLGVICGMALYNRHHINIDFPLALFKKLLQQKPSLDDLEELSPVEARSLKNLLEEDEEEVVNLQHLDFTCKGQELVPNGSQIQVNKVNRQKYVDLYVDLEFNKSVKTQFEQFTRGFSKGCPLDAWTMFHPEELQELLHGSPQYNWKELQQSASYEGCSASDELIKNFWTVFFELSEENKKKFLMFLYGTERVPAGGLSKRALKISQTDCPDPDDHLPEAQTCFERLVLPKYSDINTLHDKLIHAINSCAVFGRG, encoded by the exons ATGTTGTGTTATTGGGGAGCGCAGGTCAGAGAAGGATTCGGTCTGGTTAAACCTGAGCAGGTCAGACATGGAAACTGGGGAATAAAATTCTGTCCGAGTTCAGCAGTTCAGGACATCTCAGCTGGAAAGAGTTGTATTGGATTCATCAGAGAGGGGAAGGTGTCGGTCCTGAGACTGCACAATGAAGATGCTGATGAAAAACTAG AACCATTACAGCTACAGAATGAGAGAATCAGATCTATTGTCTGTGGGGAAGCTGGTGCAGTTCTTCTTGCTGATGATGGAAAAGTTCTCATTATGGACCAATCTACAGTGTGCAG ACCTCTTAAAAGTCTGGAGAACAGGCAGGTGATTCAGATCGCATGTGGAGACCAGCATTCAATGGCGCTGAGCAATG ATGGTCAGTTGTTCGTTTGGGGCGAGAACACTCATGGTCAGCTGGGTTTGAGGAAAGAGCAGGCCGGCACTCAGTCTCCTCAACACCTCCAGAGTCTGTGTGAGATCCCAGTGGCTCAGATCAGCGCTGGAGGAAACCACAGCTTTGTGTTGTCTCTGTCAGGAGTCGTGTTTGGGTGGGGGAGCAACTCTGCTGGACAGCTGGGTCTCGGAGACACTAAAG ACAGATTCGTCCCTACAATTGTTAAAAGCTTGTGTGGAAAGAAAACAGTGTCCATCTCATGTGGAGGAGAACACACTGCCACTCTGTCAAAG GGAGGAACAGTGTTCACATTTGGATCAGGAGGTTTTGGTCAGCTTGGGCACAACTCACTTAAAGATGAACATCATCCACGACTGATTGCTGAACTGTGGGGATCTAAAGTGTCGCAGGTCACATGTGGGAG ACATCACACGCTTGTATTTGAGGAATCGTCAAAGCTGATCTACTCATTTGGATGTGGGATGCAAGGGCAGCTGGGAAATGGAGAACAGGTCAAGCAGTCTGTGCCGTTACCAGTGCTTCTGCCAACTG AATGTACTGAATTTACGATGGAAAAACTCATCGCTGGAGAAAACCACTCCTTTGCCTTGTTTTTCAAG AATCCTGGAAATGAGTCTGAAAAGCCTAAATCTGGTTCAAATGGAGGAATTTTGACACTAAATGACAGAATGATTGACCGCTGGGTGTCTGAAAGTGACCCATGGCCAACAATAAAGAA TGAAATAAACACAGTGTTCTCCTCCGCTGCCTCACTGAATGGAAGTTTTCTCAAAACAAG TCGCGATGAACATTATCAGACGTCTGTGGAGCATTGTGGCCTGGATTTTGATCTGGTTAAAACATCCTTTGCAAAGTTATTCGCAAGTAAAAGTCTGATTTCAGAG GTGGTTCAGCAGACGCTGCTGCCATCTCTGAATCCAAACCCAACTGGTGTGGAAGCTCTGAGACTTTATCTTCTCCTCCCTGAGCTCATCAATGGTCTCAAGAAACAAAGAACCAAACTCATTGAAGCTCTGGCCTCCAAAATCCTTGAGCTGAATTCTGCAGCTCGCAAGGTGCTAG AGATGTATTGGTCCAGACTCCCTGATGATTGGTTTGAACGCTTAATAAAGTTATTTCACAAAGAATCCACTGATCTGATTGACCAGATTTGTGATGAAACTGACCATCAGTCAACCAGACACCTGAAGAACATTTTGGAGATCCTTCAGATGGCCTATCAG ATCAGTTGCAGTACCGACATTACGCATCATGATTTCATCATTCATAAGATCAACGATCTCCTAGACCTA CTGCAAACCATCACGGCAGACCTGCTCAGAATGGAATTATACATGCAAATCAACGAAGACTTCCATGATATGGTGAAACTGGAAGAGTACTACTTT AGAACAGTTAAAATATTGGTCAAGTTCCCTTTTGCGTCTGACTTTATAACTAAACAGAGAATGTTTAAT CTCTTGCAGGAGGAATGTTTTCGGAACGTACCAAACCTGGCAATGGGAAATAGTTTTAGCAACTTGTTGCACATAAACAGGGAATCAGTGCTGACGGACACCCTTCAGTATCTTAGACAAAACACTCACTCGTTTATGCATCCATTGCAG GTGGCGTTCATCGGGGAGGATGGAATAGATATGAGGGGTTTATCAGCAGAATTCTTCTCCCTTATCTCCAAGTCTTTTATTGAATGGGATAAAAAGATTCTGGAAGTTCATGAGAGTTCACTGGTTTGGTTCAATCCTCAT CATACACGGGGCAATAAGAACTTCTACTATCTTGGAGTGATCTGTGGAATGGCGCTCTACAACAGACATCACATCAACATTGACTTTCCACTGGCCTTATTCAAGAAACTCCTCCAGCAGAAGCCCAGTCTGGATGATCTGGAGGAGCTCTCACCTGTGGAGGCCAG AAGTCTGAAAAACCTTCTTGAGGAGGACGAGGAGGAAGTAGTGAATTTGCAACATTTGGATTTCACG TGCAAAGGGCAAGAACTCGTCCCAAATGGAAGTCAAATTCAAGTAAACAAAGTTAACAG ACAGAAGTATGTGGATTTGTATGTTGATCTTGAGTTCAACAAGTCTGTGAAGACTCAGTTTGAGCAGTTTACAAGAGGTTTCTCTAAGGGCTGCCCGCTCGATGCGTGGACCATGTTTCACCCTGAAGAGCTGCAGGAGCTTCTCCATGGCTCTCCTCAATATAACTGGAAGGAGCTACAACAG TCGGCTTCCTATGAAGGCTGCTCTGCCTCTGATGAGCTCATCAAGAACTTCTGGACTGTTTTCTTTGAGCTCTCTGAAGAGAACAAGAAGAAATTTCTGA TGTTCTTGTATGGAACGGAGCGTGTACCTGCTGGAGGTTTGTCAAAACGTGCTCTGAAGATTTCTCAGACAGACTGTCCTGATCCAGATGACCATTTGCCAGAAGCCCAGACCTGTTTTGAAAGATTAGTTCTTCCAAAATACAGTGATATCAACACACTTCACGATAAGTTAATACATGCAATCAACTCTTGTGCTGTTTTTGGACGAGGGTGA